Proteins found in one bacterium genomic segment:
- a CDS encoding glycosyltransferase yields MNNKPFVSVIIAVYNGEKVIDECIKSLLTQDYPRDKYEIIIADNNSNDKTREVIKKYPVKYVMEDTIKGPSAARNTGAKVAGGEIFIFFDSDQIAEKSWLRKILQGWEYEKYGAFSGRNIYVDINKDLISDYWSGKCSKKVNRVKKGRLDSRFFAGGNIGIRKNIFEGLGGFDVGLSTCEDIDFALRMYKKSNVFIKYNDDAVAYHKQRTNIRSLLKREFWFGYGSVILERRHREVRKHFIIIRAILRTLLGGVALVCGFFKPMKTMIRKRHLQLILLDIAMRWSNCFGRVRAYVVCCPYGTKTFKNKK; encoded by the coding sequence ATGAATAATAAGCCTTTTGTTTCGGTTATTATAGCTGTATATAATGGCGAGAAAGTGATAGATGAATGCATTAAATCACTTTTAACGCAAGATTACCCAAGAGATAAGTACGAAATCATAATTGCAGATAATAATTCGAATGATAAAACCAGAGAAGTTATCAAAAAATATCCTGTGAAATATGTTATGGAGGATACTATCAAAGGTCCTTCTGCTGCGAGAAATACAGGTGCAAAGGTCGCAGGAGGTGAGATTTTTATATTTTTCGATTCCGACCAAATTGCTGAAAAAAGTTGGTTGCGAAAGATCTTACAAGGATGGGAATATGAAAAATACGGAGCTTTTTCCGGTCGAAATATATATGTAGATATAAATAAAGATTTAATAAGCGATTATTGGTCTGGAAAATGTAGTAAAAAGGTCAATAGAGTAAAAAAAGGGCGATTGGATAGCAGGTTTTTTGCAGGCGGTAATATAGGAATCCGGAAAAATATTTTTGAGGGATTAGGTGGATTTGATGTAGGGCTTTCTACATGTGAAGATATAGATTTTGCATTACGAATGTATAAAAAATCAAATGTATTTATCAAATATAATGATGATGCCGTAGCATACCATAAGCAACGCACAAATATCAGAAGTTTGCTGAAAAGAGAATTTTGGTTCGGATATGGCTCGGTTATTCTTGAAAGGAGACATAGAGAGGTCAGAAAACATTTTATAATCATCCGTGCGATATTGAGGACTTTATTGGGTGGTGTTGCATTGGTATGTGGATTTTTTAAGCCTATGAAGACAATGATCAGAAAAAGGCATTTACAGTTGATTTTGTTAGATATAGCTATGCGTTGGTCTAATTGTTTTGGTAGGGTGAGAGCTTATGTTGTATGTTGCCCATATGGGACAAAAACCTTTAAGAATAAAAAATGA
- a CDS encoding glycosyltransferase produces MDISILISTYHRPDLLAQTLESFCELDIGDLTWEILVVDNAGERSTQDVIGNFSRKIPVKYLVETSLGKTNALNYILSLAKGDLFVFTDDDIIASKNWLKEIWEGTKRWPEHFIFGGRILPRWPHNRKINHSFYKEAYAITEWEDLEGVYSAYKVWGPNMAIKREVFKQGLKFNRFIGPSCKDNIVDIVGDETELLLRLEKSGYKTIYLPNAIVFHQIRPEQMEKRWIYKRAFRVGRSMAYFDDSVNVVKLFGIPRYLIRQFLHIGIKRILSFLTKDGFKGIDAEINYWKLKGKIYQYKIGIKQS; encoded by the coding sequence ATGGATATTTCAATATTAATTTCAACATACCATCGTCCAGATTTATTAGCTCAGACTTTAGAGAGTTTTTGTGAGTTAGATATAGGAGACTTGACTTGGGAAATACTGGTGGTTGACAATGCGGGAGAAAGGTCTACGCAGGATGTAATAGGCAACTTTTCTAGGAAGATACCTGTTAAGTATCTGGTTGAGACTTCGTTGGGTAAGACTAATGCTTTAAATTATATTTTATCTTTAGCCAAAGGAGATTTATTTGTTTTTACAGATGACGATATTATAGCCAGTAAAAATTGGCTAAAAGAAATATGGGAAGGCACAAAACGTTGGCCAGAGCATTTTATATTTGGAGGCAGAATTTTGCCAAGATGGCCTCATAACCGTAAAATAAACCATTCTTTTTATAAGGAAGCTTACGCTATTACAGAATGGGAGGACTTAGAAGGCGTATATAGTGCATATAAAGTGTGGGGACCCAATATGGCTATCAAACGGGAAGTGTTTAAACAAGGATTGAAATTTAATAGATTTATAGGGCCATCTTGCAAAGATAATATTGTGGATATTGTTGGCGATGAGACTGAATTATTACTCCGTTTAGAGAAATCTGGATATAAGACTATATATTTGCCAAACGCTATTGTTTTTCATCAGATTAGGCCAGAACAAATGGAAAAAAGATGGATTTATAAAAGGGCATTTCGTGTCGGAAGATCTATGGCTTATTTTGATGATAGTGTAAATGTAGTAAAGCTCTTTGGTATCCCTCGGTATTTAATAAGACAATTTTTACACATTGGCATTAAACGCATATTATCATTTCTGACTAAGGATGGATTCAAAGGAATAGATGCGGAAATAAACTACTGGAAGCTAAAAGGTAAAATTTATCAATATAAAATAGGAATAAAACAATCATGA
- a CDS encoding glycosyltransferase, translated as MSNKNFISVIICTYNRCACLSDILNSLLDQEYKGNFDYEIIVVDNNSRDDTGKVVKEFQKNSNGRLRYVFEGNQGLSYARNSGVKESKGDIVAFIDDDAIAERDWLKNLYNTFDKYKADSVGGKTIPILTEDKPKWLTRTIWANIGLLDYGEEEFIITTKKYPILGANMAFSKKTLLEIGVFNIELGRIGEKLFSHEETDIFNKMLLRGKKIVYQPKAIVRHSVTPDRLKKSYFRRWHFYDGVLASRTIEDRRKYILGVPFWVIIRFIQSIWLYLKENEGTKKFSKQLIIFYYSGIIVQRFRKNII; from the coding sequence ATGTCTAATAAAAATTTTATCAGTGTAATAATTTGTACTTATAATCGTTGTGCTTGTTTAAGCGATATTTTAAATAGCCTTCTTGATCAGGAATACAAAGGTAATTTTGATTACGAAATAATTGTGGTTGATAATAATTCTAGAGATGATACAGGAAAAGTAGTAAAAGAATTCCAAAAAAATTCTAATGGAAGGCTACGTTATGTTTTTGAAGGGAATCAGGGACTCTCATATGCGAGAAATAGTGGCGTAAAGGAAAGTAAGGGAGACATAGTGGCTTTTATTGATGATGATGCTATAGCAGAAAGAGATTGGTTAAAAAATTTATATAACACATTTGATAAATATAAAGCAGATAGCGTAGGTGGGAAGACGATTCCCATATTAACGGAAGATAAGCCGAAATGGCTTACTAGGACAATTTGGGCAAATATAGGATTATTAGACTATGGAGAAGAAGAGTTTATAATTACCACAAAAAAATATCCTATTCTTGGAGCGAACATGGCGTTTTCTAAGAAAACATTGCTAGAGATCGGTGTTTTTAATATTGAGTTGGGTAGAATTGGCGAAAAATTATTCTCTCATGAAGAAACAGATATTTTTAATAAGATGTTGTTAAGAGGAAAAAAAATTGTTTATCAGCCTAAAGCTATTGTCAGACATAGCGTTACTCCTGATAGACTGAAAAAGAGCTATTTTCGTAGATGGCATTTTTATGATGGGGTATTGGCATCCAGGACTATAGAAGATAGAAGAAAATATATTTTGGGGGTTCCATTTTGGGTCATTATTAGATTTATTCAATCCATCTGGCTATATTTAAAGGAAAATGAAGGAACAAAGAAATTTTCTAAGCAGCTTATTATATTTTATTATTCGGGTATTATAGTGCAAAGATTTAGAAAAAACATTATTTAA
- a CDS encoding glycosyltransferase: MNNLPFVSVIVPVYNGEKIIEGCIESLLDQDYPRDKYELIVVDNNSRDKTAQIIRRYPVRYIVEDKIRTSYAARNEGIRYAKGEILAFIDADCIAFKNWIRVGAGAFKKDNTGCVAGIIKGTKPKNYVEEYLIKENTLSQDVTLNHNFLPYPQTANTFYRKIVFENIGYFEKKWVSGGDGDLAWRMQLNTNYKIKFIPDAVVLHKHRSTIKSMFKQRVKWGIGETLLYKKYRRSRPKRKFRETMKDLYVLIHMIGKIIRLELSFCEKEEKKHRMRKKFLDLIAFMGQKIGMLIGSIKNRIYYV; encoded by the coding sequence ATGAATAATTTGCCTTTTGTTTCAGTAATTGTCCCTGTGTATAATGGCGAAAAGATAATCGAAGGCTGCATTGAGTCGCTTTTAGACCAGGATTATCCTAGAGATAAATATGAATTAATTGTAGTGGATAACAATTCTAGAGATAAGACAGCACAGATCATCAGAAGGTATCCTGTCAGGTATATAGTGGAAGATAAAATTCGTACGTCTTATGCTGCCCGCAATGAAGGAATACGTTATGCCAAAGGAGAAATATTGGCTTTTATAGATGCTGATTGCATAGCATTTAAGAATTGGATAAGGGTAGGTGCAGGCGCCTTTAAAAAAGATAATACGGGATGCGTAGCTGGCATAATAAAAGGTACCAAACCTAAAAACTATGTAGAAGAATATTTAATTAAAGAAAATACACTTTCTCAAGATGTTACATTGAATCATAACTTTTTACCTTATCCTCAAACTGCAAATACATTTTATAGAAAAATAGTTTTTGAAAACATAGGGTATTTTGAAAAAAAGTGGGTATCCGGTGGCGATGGTGATTTGGCCTGGAGAATGCAGCTTAATACGAATTATAAAATAAAATTTATTCCTGATGCAGTAGTTTTGCATAAGCACAGATCAACAATTAAATCAATGTTTAAACAGAGGGTTAAGTGGGGGATAGGAGAAACTTTACTGTATAAAAAATATAGACGAAGTAGACCTAAGAGGAAATTCAGAGAAACCATGAAGGATCTTTATGTGCTAATTCATATGATAGGAAAAATCATAAGATTAGAATTAAGTTTTTGTGAAAAGGAAGAAAAAAAACATAGAATGAGAAAAAAGTTTCTTGATCTCATTGCATTTATGGGACAAAAAATCGGCATGTTAATAGGATCAATTAAGAATAGAATATATTATGTCTAA
- a CDS encoding class I SAM-dependent methyltransferase has translation MKYNAKNYWEKRLSEGFDLSRVGHISFSKHYNNFLYKAKLRALKKALLLHGIEIFHKTVCDIGCGTGFFVNFYHSKKAKSITGFDITAISIGNLKRKYPNYRFFQKDISSSSLMLNASQKFDILNVFDVLYHITDDKAFGQALANISSLSGANGFIFITDSFGSQDMDIASHVKLRSKDIYEDILKMNNVRIVGVYPLYCFLNRLIFGKFKNRVLRKVGLLIDNFLAPIYYILDGMFLSEKNSNLNLVVLRKEFNR, from the coding sequence ATGAAATATAATGCTAAAAATTATTGGGAAAAGCGATTATCAGAAGGATTTGATCTATCAAGAGTAGGTCATATTAGTTTTAGTAAGCATTATAACAATTTTCTCTATAAAGCAAAATTGCGAGCACTTAAAAAAGCTTTATTATTACATGGCATCGAGATTTTTCATAAAACAGTTTGTGATATTGGGTGTGGTACTGGGTTTTTCGTAAATTTTTATCATTCCAAAAAAGCAAAAAGTATTACTGGTTTTGATATTACTGCTATCAGTATTGGGAACTTGAAGAGAAAATATCCAAACTATCGTTTTTTCCAGAAAGATATTTCTTCATCTTCGTTAATGCTAAATGCTAGCCAGAAATTTGATATTTTGAATGTTTTTGATGTCTTGTATCACATCACAGACGATAAAGCTTTTGGACAAGCACTTGCAAACATTTCCAGCTTATCTGGCGCTAATGGTTTTATTTTTATTACAGACTCATTCGGGTCTCAAGACATGGATATTGCCAGTCATGTGAAGTTGCGTAGCAAAGATATTTATGAGGATATTTTAAAGATGAATAATGTCAGAATTGTAGGAGTATATCCGCTTTATTGTTTCCTTAATCGATTAATATTTGGAAAATTTAAAAATAGAGTATTACGTAAAGTAGGCTTACTAATAGATAACTTCCTTGCACCAATTTATTATATTTTAGATGGAATGTTTTTGTCTGAAAAAAATAGTAATCTTAATTTGGTTGTGCTGAGGAAGGAGTTTAACAGGTAA
- a CDS encoding glycosyltransferase yields the protein MKIAFIVGHFPSMSETFILNQITGLIDLGHEVDIFAFEKKEYNCKVHEEIITYNLLDKVHYFYSPKKRSERLTGALFIIIRNFHKNPFAIKRCLNFKKYGRYHAINNLFKCRPFFEKKYDIIHCHFGSNALKILFLKEVFDIKLVTSFHGYDLSLFINEHGKNVYRPLFEKGDLFLPVSEYWKRCLLDLGCSIDKIIVHHAGILVEDVALKKNKPNSYNKIKIITVARLVEKKGIEFAILASKNLMNNYANMEYIIVGDGPLRERIELMLNSLSMNEHIKLLGWRTKKEVRESMDSADIFVLPCVTSADGDMEGIPVSLMEAQGFGLPVVSTYHSGIPELVKDGETGFLVAERDIDSLTSKLEYLIRDREICLKMGKHGQKLVAEKFNIRKLNKRLVDIYKHCIDKRKG from the coding sequence ATGAAAATAGCTTTTATTGTAGGACATTTCCCGAGTATGTCTGAAACATTTATCCTGAATCAGATAACAGGCTTGATCGATTTGGGCCATGAAGTCGATATTTTTGCTTTTGAAAAAAAAGAATACAATTGTAAGGTTCATGAAGAAATTATTACGTACAATCTTTTAGATAAAGTGCATTATTTTTATAGTCCCAAGAAGAGGAGCGAGAGATTAACGGGGGCATTGTTTATAATAATTAGGAATTTTCATAAAAATCCATTTGCGATAAAAAGATGCTTGAATTTTAAGAAATATGGAAGATATCATGCAATCAATAATTTATTTAAATGCAGGCCCTTTTTTGAGAAAAAATATGACATTATTCATTGTCATTTTGGTTCAAATGCATTGAAGATTTTATTTTTAAAGGAGGTTTTTGATATAAAACTTGTCACATCTTTCCATGGCTATGACCTATCCTTATTTATAAATGAGCATGGTAAAAATGTGTACAGACCCTTGTTTGAGAAAGGAGATCTTTTTCTGCCTGTTAGCGAATATTGGAAAAGGTGCTTATTAGATTTAGGCTGCTCTATAGACAAAATAATAGTTCATCACGCAGGTATACTTGTAGAAGATGTTGCGCTTAAAAAAAATAAACCAAACTCTTATAATAAAATTAAAATAATAACAGTAGCAAGGCTAGTAGAAAAAAAGGGAATCGAATTTGCTATCCTTGCTTCTAAAAATCTTATGAATAATTACGCTAATATGGAATATATTATTGTTGGAGATGGACCTTTGAGAGAGAGAATTGAGTTAATGCTTAATAGTCTCAGTATGAACGAACACATAAAGCTGCTAGGGTGGAGAACTAAAAAAGAAGTTCGGGAGTCAATGGATTCTGCTGATATTTTTGTTCTTCCATGTGTAACTTCAGCAGATGGCGATATGGAAGGCATACCTGTATCTTTAATGGAGGCACAAGGTTTTGGATTGCCTGTTGTTTCTACTTATCATAGTGGTATACCTGAATTAGTAAAAGATGGTGAGACTGGTTTTCTTGTTGCCGAAAGAGATATTGATAGCTTAACAAGCAAATTAGAATATCTTATTCGAGATCGAGAGATTTGTTTAAAAATGGGGAAGCATGGCCAAAAACTTGTTGCTGAAAAATTTAATATAAGAAAGTTAAATAAAAGATTGGTTGATATATATAAACATTGCATAGATAAGAGAAAAGGATAG
- a CDS encoding oligosaccharide flippase family protein, translated as MIVDTKKNAQGSIYLLLSRIITLACGFVIHIFLARRLGPKVYGVYGLIMSVLLWVEYTVMIGIPSTYRKVISEDEGMIDSVINSMKKIFLPYCLIILMIFFLVSPLISQVFKDNQLLLLLLIAGLDIPFYGIYYANLGILNGRREFLKQSFAMSSYALFKTIVVSIFIVIGLGIRWILVANMMASFFAILITLFFIKGLKYQKTKKEIRNLRPEIITFGIPYLLYMLTSMLLIHIDIWFVKGVLKNDVMTGFYSVSYNFSRPLFYLMTAIIMVTFPSFSKAVSEGNIQLLKKYIRQAVRFGLVILLPVAVIISSTAEEFISLLFTPEYLPASNPLKMLTLGIIAFSIFSLFLNIIAAKNKPFYSFVISLVLLPIAVALNYFFINSYGIFGAALATTMVSIIGLIVSGAYLCKEFGAIVDLNTLLRVALAAGGLFVISKYINISGYWLILEYFILSLSYLVLLLVLGEINRGDIKIIKEACCSMFRPV; from the coding sequence ATGATAGTAGATACTAAAAAAAATGCCCAAGGTAGCATTTATTTATTGTTAAGCCGAATTATAACCTTAGCTTGTGGGTTTGTTATTCATATATTTTTAGCGCGAAGACTAGGACCAAAGGTATATGGGGTGTATGGTTTAATCATGTCGGTATTATTGTGGGTAGAGTATACTGTCATGATTGGGATACCATCTACATATAGAAAGGTCATAAGCGAAGATGAAGGGATGATCGATTCAGTTATAAATTCAATGAAAAAAATATTTTTACCTTATTGTTTAATTATTTTAATGATATTTTTTCTTGTTAGCCCTTTGATTTCCCAGGTTTTCAAAGATAACCAGCTGCTGTTACTTTTACTAATAGCAGGCCTCGATATTCCCTTTTATGGGATATATTATGCAAATTTAGGAATTTTAAACGGACGCAGAGAATTTTTAAAACAGAGTTTTGCAATGTCTAGCTATGCTTTGTTTAAAACAATAGTTGTCAGTATCTTTATAGTTATCGGATTAGGAATAAGATGGATATTAGTTGCAAATATGATGGCTTCATTTTTTGCAATTCTCATAACATTATTTTTCATTAAAGGATTAAAATATCAAAAAACAAAAAAGGAAATACGGAACCTTAGACCTGAAATTATTACATTTGGGATTCCCTATTTGTTATATATGTTGACATCTATGCTGTTAATTCATATTGACATATGGTTTGTTAAGGGGGTGTTGAAAAATGATGTAATGACAGGTTTTTACTCGGTGTCGTATAATTTTTCAAGGCCTCTTTTTTACCTAATGACAGCGATTATAATGGTGACCTTCCCTTCTTTTTCCAAAGCCGTATCTGAAGGTAATATACAGTTATTAAAAAAATATATCAGACAAGCGGTGAGATTTGGTTTGGTGATTTTACTGCCAGTTGCAGTAATAATAAGTTCTACAGCCGAAGAGTTTATTTCATTGTTATTTACACCAGAATATTTACCTGCAAGTAACCCTTTGAAAATGTTAACGTTAGGGATAATTGCTTTTTCGATTTTTTCCCTGTTTCTGAATATTATAGCGGCTAAAAATAAACCTTTTTACAGTTTTGTTATTTCACTTGTGTTATTACCAATTGCAGTCGCACTGAATTACTTTTTTATCAATTCATATGGTATATTCGGAGCTGCGCTGGCAACGACTATGGTTTCTATCATAGGTTTGATAGTATCAGGAGCTTATTTGTGCAAGGAGTTTGGCGCCATTGTAGATTTAAATACTTTATTGAGAGTAGCTTTAGCAGCAGGAGGTCTTTTTGTCATTAGTAAGTATATAAACATCTCTGGTTATTGGCTGATACTTGAGTATTTTATTTTATCCTTGAGCTACTTAGTCTTACTTTTGGTATTAGGTGAAATTAATAGAGGTGATATCAAAATTATTAAAGAAGCATGTTGTTCAATGTTTAGGCCAGTATGA
- the asnB gene encoding asparagine synthase (glutamine-hydrolyzing) → MGIKDEKVIRRMARILSHRGPDDETYEIYPEANIYLGHRRLSIIDLEGGRQPIFNEDNTIGVICNGEIYNFQKLRADLKRAGHTMKTRSDTEVIVHLYEEYGLAALTMMNGMFALAIIDKKNNSILLARDRLGIKPLYYSLGEDWFSFASEIKALLLVPRVSRDVNRVALQQIMNNNFGPAEMTCFRDIYKLPAGHWLFYKNGKIEMRQYWDIPYFRAEKANLKEWADRLQGSLRTSVQRRLVADVPIAAALSGGLDSSTIVALMAQETNGRVKTFTAGYGPDDPEFAYAAEVAKAYRTNHTELIITPEDLRDLLPRVVWSLEEPIARTDTPPLYYIFQKVAPHAKVLLVGEGADEIFAGYPRYKVASSRLPLLSSWRRDLYRFDYSGIPPVSLGGRLATAVYWRGSRCAPPRLISTPEIPVIPPNELFFKPECLNHLLRYDQKGIMVEFQLKRVDSLSMAHSVEARVPFLDHEVVELASCIPERYKISWKMTGKNVLREAVRSILPPSILNRPKYGQRMSIGRDMTIALENLGDLFLRSKNVRSRGFFKVSDIERLRARQGDRYNKYQITRLWSVILAEIWARLFLDGRCFERPPRSYKEIT, encoded by the coding sequence GTGGGGATAAAGGATGAGAAAGTTATACGTAGGATGGCGCGTATTTTGTCACATCGAGGTCCAGATGATGAAACCTACGAGATATACCCAGAAGCAAATATTTATCTGGGTCATCGTAGATTGAGCATAATCGACCTAGAAGGGGGGCGTCAACCTATATTTAATGAGGATAATACTATTGGCGTCATATGTAATGGTGAGATTTATAACTTCCAAAAGCTTCGCGCTGATTTGAAACGGGCTGGGCATACTATGAAGACTCGAAGTGACACTGAGGTTATTGTCCATCTCTACGAAGAGTATGGGCTGGCTGCCTTAACGATGATGAATGGAATGTTTGCATTAGCTATTATAGATAAGAAAAATAATTCTATTTTATTGGCTCGCGATAGGTTAGGAATAAAACCACTTTACTATTCCTTAGGGGAAGATTGGTTTTCTTTTGCTTCCGAAATAAAGGCATTATTGTTAGTTCCTAGAGTGAGCCGGGATGTTAACAGAGTTGCACTTCAGCAGATTATGAATAATAATTTTGGACCAGCTGAAATGACCTGCTTTCGTGATATATACAAACTTCCAGCTGGTCACTGGCTATTTTACAAAAACGGTAAAATAGAAATGCGGCAGTACTGGGATATACCATATTTTAGAGCAGAAAAAGCAAATTTAAAAGAATGGGCTGATCGTCTACAGGGATCTCTACGGACTTCTGTACAGAGACGGCTTGTTGCGGACGTACCGATTGCAGCTGCTTTGAGTGGGGGATTAGATTCAAGTACCATTGTTGCTTTAATGGCGCAAGAAACTAATGGTAGAGTTAAGACATTTACAGCGGGTTATGGTCCTGATGATCCGGAATTTGCATATGCTGCAGAAGTCGCAAAAGCATACCGAACTAATCATACTGAACTTATAATTACTCCCGAAGATCTTCGTGATCTTTTGCCGCGTGTGGTTTGGAGCTTAGAAGAGCCAATTGCACGTACTGATACTCCGCCATTATATTACATTTTCCAAAAAGTAGCACCACACGCTAAAGTTCTCCTTGTGGGTGAAGGGGCTGATGAAATATTTGCAGGTTATCCACGATACAAAGTAGCGAGTAGTCGATTACCACTGCTTTCTTCTTGGAGGAGAGATCTCTATCGCTTTGATTACTCTGGTATTCCTCCCGTAAGCCTAGGTGGACGCTTGGCTACAGCAGTTTACTGGCGAGGCAGTCGTTGTGCCCCACCACGCCTTATTTCTACTCCTGAAATTCCTGTTATTCCACCCAATGAACTATTTTTCAAACCAGAATGTCTAAATCACCTTTTGCGATACGACCAAAAGGGAATTATGGTAGAGTTTCAGCTAAAGCGGGTTGATTCTTTATCCATGGCTCATTCTGTAGAGGCAAGAGTACCTTTTTTAGACCACGAAGTAGTAGAACTGGCTTCCTGTATTCCTGAACGGTATAAGATAAGTTGGAAGATGACTGGTAAGAACGTTCTACGCGAGGCTGTTAGGTCTATTCTTCCACCTTCTATTTTAAATCGCCCTAAGTACGGCCAGCGTATGAGCATCGGTCGCGACATGACTATAGCCTTGGAGAATCTTGGAGATTTATTTCTGCGAAGCAAAAATGTTCGTTCACGTGGTTTTTTCAAAGTGTCTGATATTGAACGTTTACGTGCGCGACAAGGAGACCGTTATAATAAATACCAAATAACTCGTTTGTGGAGCGTCATTCTTGCTGAAATTTGGGCCCGTTTGTTTCTCGATGGCCGCTGTTTTGAACGTCCCCCACGTTCTTATAAGGAGATTACATGA
- a CDS encoding radical SAM protein, with the protein MQRIIKQSLLRFGGYTVARNINRRIEHNQLVQRVCNFIENGIVSLSDAVMFEPTQRCNLRCKMCYQDRAALTKRGEMTLDQISDFFDHNTYLKKVSLMGGEIFVRPDIIELIQHLDKTRNIIISTNGTLIKDSDINALSRCRNIITICISLDGPKNIHDSIRGVKGSYDKAVKTIKALATILPVTVTCVVQNDNIQILTELVNLCASLGVKKLKLELERLYMEDGITQTIIDMDQKPHDMAVSPIGRGRDYSLQTLHDKLKECQDRGKKLGIYVVYDPPYLMDEIEGCYNVDLRMTKRCICESFSMATIAPNGDVINCYAIRKPFGNILKAPFEEIWNSVQANAYRRELINNNMTGLCENCPFMQFEIDKNYKVKLKIERFG; encoded by the coding sequence ATGCAAAGAATCATTAAACAGAGTTTGCTTCGGTTTGGCGGTTATACAGTCGCTCGGAATATTAATAGGAGAATCGAACATAACCAGCTAGTCCAAAGAGTTTGCAACTTCATTGAGAATGGAATCGTTTCTCTTTCGGATGCAGTTATGTTTGAGCCTACACAACGTTGCAATCTTCGCTGCAAAATGTGCTATCAAGATAGAGCTGCTTTAACTAAAAGAGGAGAAATGACTTTGGATCAGATATCAGATTTTTTTGATCATAATACTTATTTAAAAAAAGTAAGTCTCATGGGTGGAGAGATATTCGTTCGTCCGGATATTATTGAACTGATTCAACATTTAGATAAGACAAGGAATATCATAATTTCGACAAATGGCACACTTATCAAGGATTCTGATATTAATGCACTCAGTAGATGCCGTAATATCATCACTATATGCATTTCTCTTGATGGACCTAAAAATATCCACGATTCAATACGTGGAGTCAAGGGATCATATGATAAAGCAGTAAAAACTATCAAGGCCCTTGCAACTATTTTGCCTGTCACTGTCACTTGTGTAGTTCAAAATGACAACATACAGATACTTACAGAACTTGTTAATTTATGTGCCTCATTGGGTGTAAAGAAATTAAAATTGGAGCTCGAACGATTGTATATGGAAGATGGGATTACTCAAACTATTATTGATATGGATCAAAAGCCTCATGATATGGCTGTATCTCCAATTGGTCGCGGACGAGATTATTCTCTCCAGACCCTGCATGACAAACTTAAAGAATGTCAGGATCGTGGCAAGAAATTAGGTATATATGTGGTTTATGATCCGCCATATTTAATGGATGAAATCGAAGGTTGTTATAATGTTGATCTTCGGATGACAAAAAGATGTATTTGTGAAAGTTTTTCTATGGCTACAATAGCGCCAAATGGAGATGTGATTAATTGTTATGCTATTCGGAAACCTTTTGGCAATATTCTCAAAGCGCCTTTTGAAGAAATATGGAACTCTGTACAAGCAAATGCGTACAGAAGAGAGCTTATAAATAATAATATGACAGGATTATGTGAAAATTGTCCTTTTATGCAATTTGAAATTGACAAAAATTATAAAGTGAAGTTAAAAATAGAAAGGTTTGGCTGA